A window from Chitinophaga filiformis encodes these proteins:
- a CDS encoding response regulator, whose amino-acid sequence MAKTGPILILEDDQDEREIYEKVILSLGVKNEIKFFEGGDDLLRYLQVTTDRPFIIFSDINLPRMSGMELRRQIQADEFLRKKSIPFVFLSTIESAEIVEEAYELTIQGYFVKKYVLSDVQKQMGQILDYWRDCKHPNA is encoded by the coding sequence ATGGCTAAAACAGGTCCCATTCTTATACTGGAAGATGATCAGGATGAGCGGGAGATTTACGAAAAGGTCATACTTTCACTAGGCGTTAAAAATGAGATCAAATTCTTTGAAGGAGGAGATGATCTCCTGCGCTATCTGCAGGTAACAACCGACAGGCCGTTTATCATCTTTTCTGATATCAACCTGCCCCGTATGAGCGGCATGGAACTGAGGCGGCAGATACAGGCAGATGAATTCCTGCGAAAAAAGAGCATTCCTTTTGTTTTTCTGAGCACCATCGAATCTGCGGAAATTGTTGAAGAAGCATATGAGCTGACCATACAGGGTTACTTCGTTAAAAAGTATGTTTTAAGTGACGTTCAAAAACAGATGGGACAAATACTGGATTACTGGCGGGACTGCAAGCATCCAAATGCGTAA
- a CDS encoding lysophospholipid acyltransferase family protein: MKRPAGIARHDMKETAEVRRRKLHYELLFVLVYLVSLLPAGMLKILQRLLYWSLYKVVRYRYDVVVQNLSRSFPKRSYRQIQAITRLFYRHLGALLVETLQLLSMSEEEHRRNIHIHNPEVLERCHGEGRNIIIVLGHYGNWECLNILPRYLSFDVYAVYKPESSRFINRLLYRIRSRFGIKLLAINETARFMLSHRDKQNAYIFIADQSPSVRAKYETDFLHQPTGLFTGAEQLAKSLDAVVIYASVRKRTAGKGWNVYFSLITQDPVDVESYEITRTFAWYLEHDIMHAPEYWLWSHKQWERRVH, encoded by the coding sequence ATGAAAAGACCCGCAGGAATTGCCCGCCACGACATGAAAGAAACCGCTGAGGTCAGGCGCCGCAAGCTGCATTATGAGTTGTTATTTGTTCTTGTGTATCTGGTAAGCCTGCTGCCTGCAGGCATGTTGAAAATTCTACAACGACTACTTTACTGGTCACTGTATAAAGTGGTCAGGTACCGCTATGATGTAGTGGTGCAAAATCTTTCCCGCTCCTTTCCCAAACGGAGTTACAGGCAGATACAGGCCATTACCAGGCTCTTTTACAGGCATTTGGGAGCGCTGTTGGTGGAGACCTTGCAATTGTTATCCATGTCGGAAGAGGAACATCGCAGAAATATACACATACATAATCCCGAAGTGCTGGAACGCTGTCATGGGGAGGGCAGGAACATCATTATTGTGCTGGGGCATTATGGCAACTGGGAATGCCTGAATATTTTACCCAGGTATCTTTCTTTCGACGTGTATGCGGTGTACAAGCCCGAATCCAGCCGCTTCATCAACAGGTTGTTGTACCGCATCCGTTCCAGGTTTGGTATTAAATTACTGGCTATCAATGAGACGGCGCGTTTCATGCTATCGCACCGCGACAAGCAGAATGCTTATATCTTTATCGCAGATCAATCGCCTTCCGTCAGGGCGAAATATGAAACAGATTTCCTGCATCAGCCGACAGGGTTATTCACCGGCGCTGAACAACTGGCGAAGTCGCTCGATGCGGTGGTGATCTATGCTTCTGTAAGAAAACGTACGGCAGGGAAAGGCTGGAATGTTTATTTCTCCCTCATCACACAAGACCCTGTGGATGTGGAGTCTTACGAGATCACCAGGACCTTTGCCTGGTACCTTGAACATGATATTATGCATGCACCCGAATATTGGCTGTGGTCACATAAGCAGTGGGAGCGGAGAGTGCATTAA
- a CDS encoding sensor histidine kinase: protein MSKLLNLSLKRFMIYAGLVLVCSIPVYYFIINKLWHHELDEHHIVLTPAAGREDRYLIILIVTTLTMLFFLLLIAGFVLINRRISRRLWQPFYNSLAKIKSFNLDQQQTVIFEETDIDEFAELNQSLNKLIAGNIAVYNQQKEFADNASHELQTPLAIIQSKLDLLLQSKLLTDEQYELIEDANKALSRVARINKNLLLLTKIENSQFMEQEPIDLSALLKSTLNLFSNFSEDKALVLETDIPPGVVIDGNRILIEILLNNLITNAIRYTANEGAISVTLSGTCLKIANSATTELQYDQLFKRFGTTTSSMTRGTGLGLSLVKQICNRYGWKVDYKFKDMRHVFSVLF, encoded by the coding sequence ATGAGCAAACTGCTGAACCTCTCGCTAAAAAGATTCATGATCTACGCCGGACTGGTACTCGTATGCAGTATACCGGTATATTATTTCATCATCAATAAGCTATGGCATCACGAACTGGATGAGCATCATATTGTGCTTACACCGGCAGCAGGAAGGGAAGACCGGTACCTGATCATCCTGATAGTGACCACACTGACCATGTTATTCTTCCTGTTGCTGATAGCGGGCTTTGTGCTGATCAACAGAAGGATCTCCAGGCGGCTATGGCAGCCATTTTACAACAGCCTGGCAAAAATAAAGAGCTTTAACCTCGATCAGCAGCAAACAGTGATCTTTGAAGAGACTGATATCGATGAATTTGCAGAACTGAACCAGAGCCTCAACAAACTGATAGCAGGAAATATTGCGGTCTATAATCAGCAGAAAGAATTTGCCGACAATGCCTCGCATGAATTGCAGACGCCACTCGCTATCATACAGTCCAAACTGGACCTGCTGTTGCAGAGTAAACTGCTCACAGACGAACAATATGAACTGATCGAAGATGCCAATAAGGCCCTGTCGAGAGTAGCGCGTATCAATAAGAACCTGCTGCTCCTTACTAAAATAGAGAACAGCCAGTTCATGGAACAGGAACCCATTGACCTTTCTGCATTATTGAAAAGCACATTGAACCTCTTTTCTAATTTCTCTGAAGATAAAGCGCTGGTACTGGAAACGGATATTCCACCCGGCGTAGTGATAGACGGCAACAGGATACTTATCGAGATACTACTCAATAACCTGATCACAAACGCTATCAGGTACACCGCTAATGAAGGCGCTATATCTGTTACGCTTTCAGGCACCTGCCTGAAGATCGCCAATTCAGCCACAACCGAACTCCAATACGATCAGCTGTTCAAACGCTTCGGCACTACTACATCTTCCATGACCCGCGGTACAGGGCTCGGTCTCTCACTGGTAAAACAGATCTGCAACCGCTATGGATGGAAAGTGGATTATAAGTTTAAAGACATGCGGCATGTTTTCTCCGTGCTCTTCTAA
- a CDS encoding response regulator transcription factor, with amino-acid sequence MKILIIEDETALAKSIGAYLSDENYLCEYATTFEQAADKINIHDYDCILLDLMLPGGDGLKILEEIKEQNKQDGVIIISAKNSLEDKIKGLQIGADDYLTKPFHLPELAARIYSIIRRKQFGNVNIIEQNELRINLLAKTVTVNDKNVSLTRKEFDLLLYFISNKNKVISKSALAEHLSGDVADMFDNYDFIYVHIKNLKKKLTEAGCDNYLKTLYGTGYKWEI; translated from the coding sequence ATGAAAATTTTAATAATAGAGGACGAAACGGCACTCGCAAAAAGCATCGGCGCTTACCTCTCAGATGAGAACTATCTGTGTGAATATGCTACCACTTTTGAGCAGGCGGCAGACAAGATCAATATTCATGATTATGACTGCATCCTGCTGGACCTCATGTTACCCGGCGGTGATGGATTGAAGATCCTGGAAGAGATCAAGGAACAGAATAAACAGGACGGCGTGATCATCATCTCTGCCAAGAACTCCCTGGAAGATAAAATAAAAGGACTGCAGATCGGTGCGGACGATTACCTGACGAAACCCTTCCACCTGCCTGAACTGGCCGCACGCATTTACTCCATCATCCGCCGCAAACAATTCGGTAATGTCAATATTATAGAGCAGAACGAGCTCCGGATCAACCTGCTGGCCAAAACAGTAACCGTGAACGATAAAAACGTATCACTGACCAGGAAAGAATTTGACCTCCTGCTTTACTTCATCAGCAACAAAAATAAAGTGATCTCAAAAAGCGCACTGGCAGAACATCTTTCAGGAGATGTGGCAGACATGTTCGATAATTACGACTTCATTTACGTACACATCAAGAACCTGAAGAAAAAGCTCACAGAGGCAGGTTGCGACAACTACCTGAAAACCCTGTACGGCACCGGTTATAAATGGGAAATATGA
- a CDS encoding exonuclease SbcCD subunit D yields the protein MKILHTADWHIGQTFYQYDRTYEHQQFLNWLVDTIKEKDIELLIISGDVFDVANPAAGSIKLFYSFLNKAVKAQPELQIIVTAGNHDSAARLEAPKPLLESSNIHIIGMIERREDGSIDYEKMIIPVKDKQGNVVLWCLAIPFLRMGDYPAVAESAALYADGVSALYREAYEYALTKKQDGQGIIAMAHLHTLDAELSDHDKTERVIMGGIEFVPAKAFHEDILYTALGHIHKAQKIGGKENIRYSGSPLPMSFSEMNYRHQVVTFEITEGKISNIERCEIPLTTELLRVPSKPLPLPEVLEQLSQLPEAGEDINTAPYLEVRVLLEGPEPALRHKVETALAGRHVRLAKIDVRYPSGDAEGGAETTVSADQLQELKPLDVFKQIYRAGYNSDTPEELVDLFNQVLQEITTKEQ from the coding sequence ATGAAAATATTGCATACTGCGGACTGGCATATCGGGCAAACCTTTTATCAGTATGACAGAACGTATGAGCACCAGCAATTTCTGAACTGGCTGGTAGATACCATTAAGGAAAAAGACATTGAGCTGTTGATCATCAGTGGCGACGTATTCGATGTAGCCAATCCGGCTGCAGGCTCCATTAAACTATTTTACTCTTTCCTGAATAAAGCTGTAAAAGCACAACCTGAGCTCCAGATCATCGTTACTGCAGGCAATCACGACTCTGCCGCCCGGCTGGAAGCTCCCAAGCCCCTGCTCGAATCATCCAATATACATATCATCGGCATGATAGAACGCAGGGAAGACGGCAGCATCGATTACGAAAAGATGATCATCCCTGTAAAGGACAAACAGGGTAATGTCGTGCTCTGGTGCCTGGCTATACCGTTCCTGCGCATGGGCGACTACCCTGCTGTTGCTGAAAGCGCCGCACTCTATGCAGACGGTGTATCGGCATTGTACCGGGAAGCCTATGAATATGCACTGACCAAAAAACAGGACGGCCAGGGCATTATTGCCATGGCGCACCTGCATACACTGGACGCCGAACTGTCTGACCACGACAAGACAGAAAGAGTCATCATGGGTGGAATAGAGTTCGTACCGGCAAAGGCATTTCACGAAGACATCCTCTACACGGCCCTGGGCCACATACACAAAGCCCAGAAGATCGGCGGAAAAGAAAATATACGGTACAGCGGCAGTCCCCTGCCTATGTCATTTTCCGAAATGAATTACAGGCACCAGGTGGTGACCTTCGAAATTACGGAAGGTAAGATCAGCAACATCGAACGCTGTGAAATACCCCTCACTACCGAGCTGCTGCGCGTACCTTCCAAACCGCTGCCACTGCCGGAAGTGCTGGAACAGCTCTCGCAATTGCCGGAAGCGGGCGAAGATATCAATACCGCCCCCTACCTGGAAGTGCGTGTACTGCTGGAAGGGCCCGAGCCTGCCCTGCGCCACAAGGTAGAGACAGCCCTGGCAGGCAGGCATGTAAGGCTGGCCAAGATAGACGTCAGGTACCCTTCGGGAGATGCGGAAGGGGGTGCAGAAACGACCGTCAGCGCCGATCAGTTACAGGAACTGAAACCACTGGACGTTTTTAAACAGATCTACCGGGCAGGTTATAACAGCGATACCCCGGAAGAACTGGTTGACCTGTTCAACCAGGTATTACAGGAAATCACCACAAAAGAGCAGTAA
- a CDS encoding outer membrane beta-barrel protein, with protein MKGRLFIHLFLLFIVTVAKAQSPKVTVTGVIKDATGKTPLSFVSVTLKTRDSAFIAGTITGEDGRFKLPDISSGNYLLLFSYIGYQPRIEQFNVGQLNAIQDMGNITLTQDAKALNEVTVTGRQEEVRMDKKTFNVAANISQAGGSVLEAMKNLPGITTQDGKVQLRGSDKVMILIDGRQTALTGFGSQTSLDNIPASAIEKIEIINNPSSKYDANGNAGIINIIYKKETKEGFNGKIGLSGGLGALWIKKENYPTIRPQYQRTPKINPSLSLNYRKNRINWFLQADDLYTRTLNKNEFVDRFYDNGDTVRQQTKRNRTTNFSTVKTGLDWALNSSNIITVSGMFGTEKILDRGDEPFFNGSLSQRQRLWQFLEDELKTTAMFSASWQHSYRQPGRTLNVGVNATFHRENEKYFFTNIMPEYTGLDSFRVLSDEHVTDLNIDYVHPLKHGRFEGGMKFRYRYIPVDMNFKPGIHSVLDASAGGWAKYRETIPALYGNYVYESNRVEIEAGLRVEYVNLAYDVNPDHPTYKSDGYNYTQPFPNLRVAYKLSGNNKLSFFYNRRVDRPNEGDIRIFPKYDDAEIIKVGNPALRPQFTNTFELGDKTSWNNGYLLSSVYHKRMDATITRIASTVPGSTLIYNIFQNAGKSYNTGIELVISQKVSQWATFNLNMSGYRNIIDSFSVVNKYPLENVFSAAREDLYSGNIKLSGQFHFPRHIDAQLTAIYQAPDLVPQGKTFSRFGVDAGIKKAIQQGKGELFANATDIANTLRIKKQINGAGFRYTSVDYNETQVIRVGYSYKF; from the coding sequence ATGAAAGGAAGACTATTCATCCATCTTTTTTTATTGTTTATAGTAACTGTAGCTAAAGCACAATCACCCAAAGTAACCGTAACAGGTGTCATAAAAGACGCCACCGGGAAAACCCCGCTTTCTTTTGTCAGCGTTACACTCAAAACCCGCGACAGCGCCTTTATAGCAGGCACCATCACCGGCGAGGACGGCAGGTTTAAGTTACCCGATATCAGCAGTGGAAATTATCTCCTGCTGTTTTCTTATATCGGTTATCAGCCGAGGATAGAACAGTTCAATGTAGGCCAGTTAAATGCCATCCAGGACATGGGCAATATCACACTGACACAGGACGCAAAGGCATTAAATGAAGTGACGGTTACCGGCAGGCAGGAAGAGGTGAGAATGGATAAAAAAACTTTCAATGTAGCGGCCAATATCAGCCAGGCCGGCGGCTCTGTGCTGGAAGCCATGAAGAACCTTCCCGGCATCACCACGCAGGATGGAAAGGTGCAGCTGAGGGGCAGCGATAAGGTAATGATACTGATAGACGGCAGGCAGACAGCCCTGACGGGCTTCGGTAGCCAGACAAGTCTGGACAACATCCCTGCTTCCGCCATTGAAAAGATAGAGATCATCAACAATCCTTCTTCAAAATATGATGCCAACGGCAACGCCGGCATTATCAATATCATCTATAAAAAAGAAACCAAAGAAGGCTTCAACGGTAAAATAGGGCTTAGTGGTGGCCTTGGTGCGCTCTGGATCAAAAAAGAGAACTACCCGACCATCCGGCCGCAATACCAGCGTACGCCCAAGATCAATCCATCCCTGTCACTGAACTACCGAAAGAACCGGATCAACTGGTTCCTGCAGGCAGATGATCTGTACACCAGGACACTCAACAAGAACGAATTTGTAGACAGGTTTTATGATAATGGCGATACGGTAAGGCAGCAAACCAAGCGAAACAGGACCACCAATTTTTCTACCGTAAAAACAGGATTGGACTGGGCCCTGAACAGCAGCAACATCATTACGGTATCAGGCATGTTTGGCACTGAAAAGATCCTGGACAGGGGTGATGAACCTTTCTTCAATGGCAGTCTTTCCCAGCGGCAACGCTTATGGCAGTTCCTGGAAGATGAGCTGAAAACAACCGCCATGTTCTCTGCCAGCTGGCAGCATAGCTACAGGCAACCCGGCAGAACGCTGAATGTAGGTGTAAACGCCACTTTTCACAGGGAGAATGAGAAGTACTTCTTTACGAACATCATGCCCGAATATACAGGTCTGGATTCATTCAGGGTACTGTCTGACGAGCATGTGACGGACCTGAACATTGACTATGTACATCCCTTGAAACATGGTCGCTTTGAAGGCGGAATGAAATTCCGGTACCGCTATATCCCGGTGGATATGAACTTCAAACCCGGTATCCATTCCGTGCTGGACGCCAGCGCAGGTGGCTGGGCAAAATACAGGGAAACTATTCCCGCACTGTACGGCAATTACGTATACGAAAGCAACCGGGTGGAAATAGAGGCCGGGCTGCGGGTGGAATATGTGAACCTGGCATACGATGTCAATCCTGATCATCCTACCTACAAAAGCGATGGCTATAACTATACTCAACCATTCCCAAACCTGCGAGTGGCTTACAAGCTGTCTGGCAATAACAAGTTGTCTTTCTTCTACAACCGCCGGGTAGACAGGCCTAATGAAGGCGATATCCGCATCTTCCCGAAATATGATGATGCTGAGATCATTAAAGTGGGCAACCCGGCCCTGCGCCCGCAATTCACCAATACCTTTGAACTGGGCGACAAAACCAGCTGGAATAATGGTTACCTCCTCTCATCCGTGTATCACAAACGTATGGATGCCACCATCACCAGGATCGCCAGTACTGTTCCAGGCAGCACGCTGATCTATAACATCTTCCAGAATGCCGGCAAGAGTTATAATACAGGCATTGAACTGGTGATCTCCCAGAAAGTGTCCCAATGGGCCACTTTCAACCTGAACATGAGCGGCTACAGGAATATCATTGATTCTTTCTCTGTGGTGAATAAATACCCGCTTGAAAATGTATTCAGCGCGGCCAGGGAAGATCTCTATTCAGGTAATATCAAACTGAGTGGACAGTTTCATTTTCCCCGGCACATTGATGCGCAGCTGACCGCTATCTACCAGGCGCCGGACCTGGTGCCACAGGGTAAGACCTTCTCCCGCTTTGGTGTGGATGCAGGCATTAAAAAGGCCATTCAGCAAGGCAAAGGCGAATTGTTTGCCAACGCTACAGATATTGCCAATACATTACGCATCAAAAAACAGATCAACGGCGCCGGCTTCAGGTACACCAGTGTTGACTACAATGAAACACAGGTGATACGCGTGGGATACAGCTATAAATTCTAA
- a CDS encoding AAA family ATPase → MKILAIRFKNLASLEDTNEIDFTKEPLSKAGIFAITGPTGAGKSTLLDALCLALYAKTPRYQQAKETGIEIQDLAGNKLNQGDIRGILRDGTADGFAEVEFAGTDGNNYRATWSVKRARNKIDGNLQTDTMELFNLSTNTAVPGKKTETLKEIERLVGLNFEQFTRSVLLAQGDFTAFLKADKDAKASLLEKLTGTDIYSEISRTVFDKHKQADQDLKNLKMQIAGIVSLTEEQQQELSALREELLKKTDEQEKILAGLTNEINWHQSLAALTNSRDQAEQHYRQALTAMENAGERIRTFTLVEHVQPARGLIAAKKTSETQLADKSAALQELSSRIQHTTESHQAALKQLDMARGALLSRQQETARYQPDINRAKELDTLMAEKGKQVKTAEAEAATAQQKHDAHLEDLLKKEQEINTVSTGIARLEDWQREHMSRQDIAENIIEITTQLGHASKWLPLQQRLTENRQATLAFLAETDKAITSLQEQVSQYQQQRTTVHTAHEQLHHALAAIPLEEIKAKESSLTASIREADAAKAHWALLFTNLREKEHATRQYDTCRHELGTRTTALQEKQEQLKEAQTKKELADKLFHQARLQVAENVESLRAQLTPGDPCPVCGSREHPFSEENPLAHALLKKLEEESLAANQAYNTLSGEISSLTQLISRLQQETTTHEKALADRDQHINILEQQWQSFQLAASTATVASAERSAWLEVHVQQLLSAQRENNLQLAAYEEKKRESDQLKLQLDTLGTKLSAANEQLKDKQREKASKQETLAQLQQQLDNITQDLQVMTEQLAPYFNNPAWIDNWKKDPQAFDDSIRSFAKRWNENVQAMADSTRQLQVLHSALAEMRRLAPAVADDVTNKINALNNLKGQLQALAAERKALLNGEDANTFESRLKQASEAAATIQQTAHEAVTALKEELLTYTSGKAQTEKDITLLRDAIGKQQEEITAWIAAYVVEHHMELSETDLTQLLSYTTAWIDNERREIRAIQQGVTTSRATLDERTLQVSNHTGKRIADRSLEEVMALSADTRKLLRDLTNDKNNIEYQLRQDAENKSRIGDLQAAITAKTALHENWSKLNELIGSADGKKFRQIAQEYTLDILLGYANMHLQMLTSRYKLLRIPGNLGLQVLDKDMGDELRTVFSLSGGESFLVSLALALGLASLSSSKMKVESLFIDEGFGALDPDTLNVAVDALERLHNQGRKVGVISHVQEMTERIPTQIKVIRLANGKSKVEVVGA, encoded by the coding sequence ATGAAGATATTAGCCATTCGTTTCAAGAACCTGGCTTCACTGGAAGATACCAACGAGATAGATTTCACGAAAGAACCACTTAGCAAGGCCGGCATCTTCGCCATCACCGGGCCTACAGGCGCAGGCAAATCCACTTTACTGGATGCACTCTGCCTGGCGCTCTATGCCAAAACCCCGCGTTATCAGCAGGCCAAAGAGACAGGCATCGAGATACAGGACCTGGCAGGCAATAAACTGAACCAGGGCGATATCAGGGGCATCCTGCGCGATGGCACTGCCGACGGATTTGCGGAAGTGGAATTTGCCGGTACTGATGGGAACAACTACAGGGCTACCTGGTCTGTCAAAAGGGCCCGCAACAAGATTGACGGGAACCTGCAGACAGACACCATGGAACTGTTCAACCTCAGCACCAATACGGCCGTTCCCGGGAAGAAAACAGAAACCCTGAAAGAGATAGAACGGCTCGTAGGACTGAACTTCGAACAGTTCACCCGCTCGGTACTGCTGGCCCAGGGGGACTTTACCGCCTTCCTGAAGGCCGACAAGGATGCCAAAGCTTCCCTGCTGGAAAAACTGACCGGTACCGATATTTATTCTGAGATATCGAGGACGGTGTTCGATAAACATAAACAGGCTGACCAGGACCTTAAAAACCTGAAAATGCAGATAGCGGGCATTGTCAGCCTCACGGAAGAACAACAGCAGGAACTGAGTGCCCTGCGGGAGGAACTGCTGAAAAAGACGGATGAACAGGAAAAGATCCTGGCCGGGCTCACCAACGAGATCAACTGGCACCAGTCCCTCGCCGCGCTCACCAACAGCAGGGACCAGGCGGAGCAGCATTACCGCCAGGCGCTGACAGCCATGGAAAATGCGGGCGAGAGGATCCGCACCTTCACCCTGGTAGAGCATGTACAACCCGCCCGGGGACTGATAGCTGCTAAAAAAACATCCGAAACGCAGCTGGCGGATAAATCTGCCGCATTACAGGAGCTGTCTTCCCGGATACAACATACCACAGAAAGCCATCAGGCAGCCCTTAAACAGCTGGATATGGCCCGCGGGGCACTCTTGTCCAGGCAGCAGGAAACAGCGCGTTATCAGCCTGATATTAACAGGGCCAAGGAACTGGATACCCTGATGGCAGAAAAGGGCAAACAGGTGAAAACAGCCGAAGCAGAAGCTGCTACGGCACAACAGAAACATGATGCACACCTGGAGGACCTGCTAAAGAAAGAACAGGAGATCAATACAGTCAGTACCGGCATCGCCAGGCTGGAAGACTGGCAGCGGGAGCATATGAGCAGGCAGGATATTGCAGAGAACATCATCGAGATCACTACACAGCTGGGGCATGCGTCCAAATGGCTGCCTTTGCAGCAAAGGCTGACAGAGAACCGGCAGGCTACCCTCGCATTCCTGGCAGAAACAGACAAGGCCATCACTTCCCTGCAGGAACAGGTATCCCAATATCAGCAGCAAAGAACTACGGTACATACCGCCCATGAACAACTGCACCATGCGCTGGCGGCAATACCGCTTGAGGAGATAAAAGCGAAAGAAAGCAGCCTGACAGCCAGTATCCGCGAAGCAGATGCAGCTAAGGCACATTGGGCGCTCCTGTTTACGAACCTTCGGGAAAAGGAGCACGCTACCCGCCAGTACGATACCTGTCGCCATGAACTGGGCACCAGGACAACGGCACTGCAGGAGAAACAGGAACAACTGAAAGAAGCGCAAACGAAAAAGGAACTGGCCGACAAGCTCTTTCACCAGGCCAGGCTGCAGGTGGCAGAGAATGTGGAATCCCTCCGCGCACAACTGACGCCGGGCGATCCCTGCCCCGTATGCGGCAGCAGGGAGCATCCCTTCTCCGAAGAGAATCCGCTGGCACACGCATTACTCAAAAAGCTGGAAGAGGAAAGCCTGGCGGCCAACCAGGCATACAATACACTCTCAGGTGAGATCAGCAGCCTGACGCAACTCATCAGCAGGTTGCAGCAGGAAACCACCACGCACGAAAAGGCATTGGCAGACAGGGACCAGCACATAAACATCCTGGAACAGCAATGGCAATCTTTCCAGCTTGCAGCAAGCACCGCCACCGTTGCTTCCGCAGAAAGGAGCGCCTGGCTGGAAGTGCATGTACAGCAATTGCTGTCAGCACAGCGGGAGAACAATTTGCAGCTTGCAGCGTATGAAGAGAAAAAACGGGAAAGCGATCAGCTGAAACTACAACTGGATACGCTGGGCACTAAGCTGTCGGCCGCCAATGAACAGCTGAAAGATAAACAACGCGAGAAGGCCAGCAAGCAGGAAACACTGGCACAACTACAGCAGCAGCTGGACAACATCACGCAGGACCTGCAGGTCATGACAGAACAGCTGGCGCCTTATTTCAATAATCCGGCCTGGATCGATAACTGGAAGAAAGATCCGCAGGCCTTTGACGACAGCATCCGCTCCTTTGCCAAACGCTGGAATGAAAACGTGCAGGCCATGGCCGACAGTACCCGGCAATTGCAGGTGCTCCATTCCGCCTTAGCTGAAATGCGCAGGCTGGCGCCCGCTGTTGCGGATGATGTCACGAATAAGATCAATGCACTGAACAACCTCAAAGGCCAGTTACAGGCACTGGCCGCTGAAAGGAAAGCACTGCTCAACGGAGAAGATGCCAATACCTTCGAAAGCAGGCTGAAACAGGCCAGCGAGGCCGCCGCAACCATACAGCAAACAGCGCATGAAGCAGTGACGGCCCTGAAGGAAGAACTACTTACCTATACCAGCGGTAAAGCACAAACGGAGAAAGACATCACCCTGCTCAGGGACGCTATCGGCAAACAACAGGAGGAGATCACCGCATGGATCGCAGCATATGTGGTGGAACATCATATGGAGCTTTCTGAAACTGATCTTACACAGCTCCTTAGCTATACCACCGCCTGGATAGATAACGAAAGAAGAGAGATCCGGGCCATCCAGCAGGGTGTGACCACCAGCAGGGCCACGCTCGATGAAAGGACCCTGCAGGTAAGCAATCATACCGGCAAACGCATTGCCGACCGGTCACTGGAAGAAGTCATGGCACTTTCAGCCGATACACGTAAACTGTTGAGAGATCTTACGAACGACAAAAATAACATTGAATACCAGCTGCGGCAGGATGCAGAGAATAAATCAAGGATCGGCGACCTGCAGGCAGCCATCACAGCTAAAACTGCCCTGCATGAAAACTGGAGCAAACTGAATGAACTGATCGGATCAGCAGATGGTAAAAAGTTCAGGCAGATCGCACAGGAATATACGCTGGATATACTGCTGGGATATGCGAATATGCATCTCCAGATGCTGACCAGCCGCTATAAACTGCTCAGGATACCGGGCAACCTGGGCTTACAGGTACTGGATAAAGATATGGGTGATGAGCTGAGAACAGTATTCTCCCTCTCCGGTGGAGAGTCATTCCTGGTATCGCTCGCACTGGCGCTGGGATTGGCCTCATTGTCCTCCAGCAAGATGAAGGTAGAATCACTCTTTATTGATGAAGGTTTTGGCGCACTCGACCCCGATACGCTGAATGTAGCGGTAGATGCACTGGAACGCCTGCACAACCAGGGACGTAAAGTAGGTGTGATCTCTCACGTGCAGGAAATGACAGAACGTATACCCACGCAGATCAAAGTGATCAGGCTCGCGAACGGAAAGAGCAAAGTGGAAGTGGTGGGCGCTTAA